The Halioglobus maricola genome segment CAGCCCTTGCATAGTGGGATGCTCGGGCTGCTCGATAACAACATCGGCGGTCTGAAACTGTGGCTGTAGAATATGGGCGTTGTAGTCCGCTCCGATCAAAGTCTCGGTATACCAGCGCCAAGCCTTGTGGGAACCATCGCCAGCAGAGTGGATACCCATCCAGGCACCACCTCCCTCCAGCCAATCGCGGAACGCCGCCTGCTGTGCAGGGGCGAGCATGTCACCCGTGGCGCAATGGAATATCACGAGGTCGAACTTCGCCAGGTCATCGGAATTGAATACAGCGCCATTCTCCGTGTGGAAAAGGCTCCAGCCCTCAGCAGCGGCAATTTCCTTGAACATCGGCACCCCGGCATCGATGGCCTCCACATGGCGAAAACCATTGGTCTTGCTGAATACCAGTACCGCCGGCGCCGTCAGCGCCGGCAGTACTGGCGCCTCGACATCATGATCACTGGAAGGGAACAGCGCACCCCATGCACCCACTCTCCAAATGAATACCGCCAACACGATCGCCAGGCCCAACAGCACCAGGCCTAACCACTTCAACACCTTACCCAATGTCACTACCTCATTCTTCGCCGCAATTCGTTCTACATAATAGCGAATATTACTCCCCGACACAGTGAACTGCAGCGGGGGCCTGGCGGTGTTAAAGTAAAACTGAGTTCAGGCCGAATCACTGTCGATGATAGATATATACCAGGTTTTCCACGATCTCCCTCTTAGAGAAGGCAACTTCGCCGCGATCAGCGGAGCCAGGAAAGCCGCAGCCGGGCTCGACACTTCCAGCCAACTCTTCTCTGAGGCACTGGCTCAATGTCAGGTGACACTGCTCGGCAGCGAAAGCTACCGGGTAGCCTGCCAGCAGTGGAACCAGCGTATCCAATGCTGTGGCCACGGTTTGTTCGCGGCAGCTCACGCCCTGCTCGCGACAGGAGAGCACTCCCGAATTTCACTCGGAGAGGGTATTTCAGCCCAGCGTACACCTGACCCTCAGGGCAATCTGCAGACGTGGCTGAACCTGCCGGCGCTGGCGACCGTCGACATAGAACTCCCTCTCTGGGCCCGCACACTCGCCAGCCAACAGGGCAAGCAGATCACACCTGCCGGGGCCGCTGCCACAACCCGCGCTGACGGCTACCTGCTGTTGCACATTGACAACGCGGTCAACATTGCCGAACTCGAGGTCGATCTAGCGGCAATCACCCGTCATACCCAGCAGGCAGTATTACTGTGGCAGTATCAGGACAAAGTAGTGCGAATGCGCTACTTCGCGCCGCAGTACGGCAACGATGAAGACATGGCGACGGGATCCGCACTGCGCGTGCTCGCCCCGCATTTACAGCGTGCGGCCGGGCTGTCGTCTTTCGATGTCATACAGTGTTCATCTTCGGGAGGCAGGATGACGGCAAAGAATACAGATGATAGTGTGTCTATCAGCGGCAACATCCGACTGATCGAAAGCAGGGATTTCAGGGCCAGATGGCAAGTATCGACATAGACTCAGCTGTATCTGCCGCCCCCCGTTCGCGTGCTCCTTCCAAGAGCGCACAGATTGAGAACACCCAGGCCAACAGCGTCGCCCAACGCTATCTCGATGTTAGAAATTACTCAGAGGAAATTTGCGCGCCTCTGGCGATAGAAGACTACGGCCTTCAGGCCATGGCCTCGACCAGCCCCGCCAA includes the following:
- a CDS encoding ThuA domain-containing protein; the protein is MLKWLGLVLLGLAIVLAVFIWRVGAWGALFPSSDHDVEAPVLPALTAPAVLVFSKTNGFRHVEAIDAGVPMFKEIAAAEGWSLFHTENGAVFNSDDLAKFDLVIFHCATGDMLAPAQQAAFRDWLEGGGAWMGIHSAGDGSHKAWRWYTETLIGADYNAHILQPQFQTADVVIEQPEHPTMQGLPGDWSHEEEWYSWHSSPRLAGVNVLATVDETTYIPVAKMFGSEKDLRMGDHPVIWSRCVGKGSAFYSALGHSGSTYADPQHRQLLLNAMRWSVGEGCSGQR
- a CDS encoding PhzF family phenazine biosynthesis protein, producing the protein MIDIYQVFHDLPLREGNFAAISGARKAAAGLDTSSQLFSEALAQCQVTLLGSESYRVACQQWNQRIQCCGHGLFAAAHALLATGEHSRISLGEGISAQRTPDPQGNLQTWLNLPALATVDIELPLWARTLASQQGKQITPAGAAATTRADGYLLLHIDNAVNIAELEVDLAAITRHTQQAVLLWQYQDKVVRMRYFAPQYGNDEDMATGSALRVLAPHLQRAAGLSSFDVIQCSSSGGRMTAKNTDDSVSISGNIRLIESRDFRARWQVST